A portion of the Tamandua tetradactyla isolate mTamTet1 chromosome 16, mTamTet1.pri, whole genome shotgun sequence genome contains these proteins:
- the PNMA8C gene encoding paraneoplastic antigen-like protein 8C, with the protein MLFGVKDIALLEHGCKALEVDSYKSLMILGIPEDCNHEEFEETIRVPLKPLGKFEVAGKAFLEEDRSKAAIIRLAEDINYSVVPREIQGKGGVWRVVYMPRKQDVEFLTKLNLFLQSEGRTVEDVARVLRQELCPSATGPSALPARKCCAPGPGEKPGAGATARLDGPSPLDSTEKESKAGDGKRGKRRPKKNRRRHHASDKKP; encoded by the coding sequence ATGCTGTTTGGCGTAAAGGACATTGCGCTGTTGGAGCACGGGTGCAAGGCCCTGGAGGTGGACAGTTACAAGTCCCTGATGATCCTGGGCATCCCCGAGGACTGCAACCACGAGGAATTTGAAGAGACCATTCGGGTCCCCCTCAAACCGCTGGGCAAGTTCGAGGTGGCTGGGAAAGCCTTTCTGGAAGAAGACAGATCCAAGGCAGCCATCATCCGGCTGGCGGAGGACATCAATTATTCGGTGGTCCCCAGGGAGATCCAGGGCAAGGGCGGGGTGTGGAGAGTGGTGTACATGCCCAGGAAGCAGGACGTGGAGTTCCTGACCAAGCTGAACCTCTTCCTGCAGAGCGAGGGCAGGACCGTGGAGGACGTGGCCCGGGTCCTGAGGCAGGAACTGTGCCCCTCAGCGACTGGCCCCAGTGCGCTGCCCGCGAGAAAGTGCTGTGCGCCAGGGCCGGGGGAGAAACCGGGGGCTGGAGCCACCGCCAGGCTGGACGGGCCGTCGCCTCTGGACTCCACCGAGAAGGAAAGCAAGGCCGGCGATGGCAAGAGGGGAAAACGGAGGCCCAAGAAAAACCGCCGCCGGCACCATGCATCTGACAAGAAGCCCTGA